One genomic window of Luteitalea pratensis includes the following:
- a CDS encoding alpha-amylase family glycosyl hydrolase has protein sequence MVDGPASTATLEPNRHGELLAHLPEPDYTRPLLTLSAEHRQRIVDLLGLMYGPPEAERIFPELERLLRVYYAHKPQALVEADAAFTPAERFSERDVVLITYGDLLTTPGRPPLQVLASFLRRFMHGAINTVHMLPFFPYSSDRGFSIVDYEEVDPRLGSWDDIAVLAAEFRLMFDGVFNHASSRSRWFQQFLNGHPGYHDFFVAFTTKDAIDPDYLRLILRPRTSDLLTPFHTINGTRFVWTTFSPDQVDLNFRSPRVLLRVVEILLAYVQRGADVVRLDAVTYIWRELGTSCAHLRETHALVQLFRAILDVAAPRVALITETNVPHVDNISYFGNGVDEAQLVYNFALPPLVLHTFHTGSCETLARWAASLTPISETANYFNFLSSHDGVGLLGARGILTDEEVAGLVDRTIAHGGFVSYRSIGDGTQSPYELNITWYSALNREGSGESQELQVARFLAARAIALALRGVPGIYLPTLFGAKNDTEAVLAGAEKRSINRRTYDEASLMRLLDDRECWVGQVARGMRRLIRRRIEQPAFHPNAGQEVLELGPEVFALLRDRPGVQRLLALTNVTATQVRVQIPVERLGGARLWRDVLSRARYQADEGVLSIALRPYGVVWITMV, from the coding sequence ATGGTCGATGGCCCCGCCTCCACCGCGACACTCGAGCCGAACCGTCACGGCGAGCTCCTTGCCCACCTGCCCGAGCCCGATTACACGCGTCCGTTGCTGACGCTGTCCGCCGAGCATCGTCAGCGCATCGTCGACCTGCTCGGGCTGATGTACGGGCCCCCAGAGGCGGAGCGCATCTTCCCCGAACTCGAGCGGCTGTTGCGCGTGTACTACGCGCACAAGCCGCAGGCCCTCGTCGAGGCGGATGCCGCGTTCACGCCAGCAGAGCGCTTCTCGGAACGCGACGTCGTCCTGATCACGTACGGCGACCTGCTGACGACGCCAGGGCGGCCGCCGCTGCAGGTCCTCGCGAGTTTCCTGCGGCGCTTCATGCACGGCGCCATCAACACCGTGCACATGCTGCCGTTCTTTCCGTATTCGTCCGATCGTGGCTTCTCCATCGTGGACTACGAGGAGGTCGACCCGAGGCTCGGCTCATGGGACGACATCGCCGTGCTCGCGGCGGAATTCCGGCTGATGTTCGATGGTGTGTTCAACCATGCCTCGAGCCGCAGCCGTTGGTTCCAGCAGTTCCTCAACGGGCACCCGGGGTACCACGATTTCTTCGTGGCGTTCACCACCAAGGACGCGATCGACCCGGACTACCTGCGGCTGATCCTGCGGCCGCGCACATCCGATCTGCTGACGCCGTTCCACACCATCAACGGCACGCGGTTCGTGTGGACCACCTTCAGTCCCGACCAGGTCGACCTGAACTTCCGCAGCCCACGCGTGCTGCTGCGTGTCGTCGAGATTCTCCTCGCCTACGTGCAGCGTGGTGCCGACGTGGTGCGCCTCGACGCGGTGACCTACATCTGGCGGGAACTCGGCACGAGTTGCGCGCACCTGCGCGAGACGCATGCGCTGGTGCAGCTGTTTCGCGCGATTCTCGACGTCGCCGCACCGCGCGTGGCGTTGATCACCGAGACCAACGTGCCGCATGTCGACAACATCAGCTACTTCGGCAACGGTGTCGACGAGGCGCAACTGGTCTACAACTTCGCCCTGCCTCCGCTCGTCCTCCACACCTTCCATACCGGTTCGTGCGAGACCCTGGCGCGCTGGGCGGCCTCGCTCACGCCGATTTCCGAGACTGCGAACTACTTCAACTTCCTCTCGTCGCACGACGGGGTGGGCCTGCTCGGCGCGCGTGGCATCCTGACCGACGAGGAGGTGGCGGGGTTGGTGGATCGGACCATCGCGCACGGTGGGTTCGTGTCGTATCGATCCATCGGCGATGGCACGCAGAGTCCCTACGAACTCAACATCACGTGGTACAGCGCCCTCAACCGCGAGGGCAGTGGCGAGTCGCAGGAACTGCAGGTGGCGCGATTCCTCGCCGCCCGCGCCATCGCCCTCGCGTTGCGCGGCGTGCCTGGCATCTATTTGCCGACGCTGTTCGGCGCGAAGAACGACACCGAGGCCGTGCTCGCCGGGGCCGAGAAGCGCTCCATCAATCGCCGCACGTACGACGAGGCGTCCCTGATGCGACTACTCGACGACAGGGAGTGCTGGGTCGGGCAGGTGGCGCGGGGCATGCGCCGCCTGATCCGGCGCCGGATCGAGCAGCCGGCCTTCCATCCCAATGCCGGCCAGGAGGTGCTCGAGCTGGGCCCCGAAGTATTCGCGCTGCTGCGCGATCGCCCTGGTGTCCAGCGCCTGCTTGCGCTCACCAACGTCACCGCCACGCAGGTGCGCGTGCAGATTCCCGTCGAGCGCCTGGGCGGCGCGCGGCTGTGGCGCGATGTGCTGTCGCGAGCGCGGTACCAGGCCGACGAAGGTGTGCTGTCCATCGCCCTGCGCCCGTATGGCGTGGTCTGGATCACCATGGTGTAA
- a CDS encoding protein-disulfide reductase DsbD domain-containing protein: protein MTRAILTLLVLTASAAAGQAQPKMPTFLSAAALEPTLVTPHLDARAVSTVRVGVDGTATLVVLVTPKPRMHVYAADVDGYVPFTLTTHPQPGMRVGKVAYPSSELYVFPPTGESSRAYMKPFKVTVPLTFAAEARAGAQGSTSRVPGVVSLRYQACDDAVCYRPTTGSFVFEIIR, encoded by the coding sequence ATGACGCGCGCGATCCTGACACTGTTGGTGCTCACGGCGTCGGCGGCCGCTGGCCAGGCCCAGCCGAAGATGCCGACGTTCCTGTCGGCCGCCGCGCTCGAGCCGACGCTGGTCACGCCCCATCTCGACGCGCGGGCGGTCAGCACGGTCCGCGTCGGCGTCGACGGCACGGCGACGCTCGTCGTCCTGGTGACGCCAAAGCCCAGGATGCACGTCTACGCGGCCGACGTCGACGGCTACGTGCCCTTCACGCTCACCACGCACCCGCAGCCGGGCATGCGCGTGGGCAAGGTGGCGTATCCGTCATCGGAGCTCTACGTGTTTCCGCCGACCGGTGAGTCCTCTCGTGCGTACATGAAGCCGTTCAAGGTCACGGTGCCGCTGACGTTCGCGGCCGAGGCACGCGCCGGGGCCCAGGGCAGCACCTCCCGCGTGCCGGGCGTGGTCTCGCTGCGATATCAGGCATGCGACGACGCGGTTTGCTACCGGCCGACGACGGGCAGCTTCGTGTTCGAGATCATCCGGTAG